Proteins from a single region of Thermotoga maritima MSB8:
- a CDS encoding glycoside hydrolase family 5 protein — MNNTIPRWRGFNLLEAFSIKSTGNFKEEDFLWMAQWDFNFVRIPMCHLLWSDRGNPFIIREDFFEKIDRVIFWGEKYGIHICISLHRAPGYSVNKEVEEKTNLWKDETAQEAFIHHWSFIARRYKGISSTHLSFNLINEPPFPDPQIMSVEDHNSLIKRTITEIRKIDPERLIIIDGLGYGNIPVDDLTIENTVQSCRGYIPFSVTHYKAEWVDSKDFPVPEWPNGWHFGEYWNREKLLEHYLTWIKLRQKGIEVFCGEMGAYNKTPHDVVLKWLEDLLEIFKTLNIGFALWNFRGPFGILDSERKDVEYEEWYGHKLDRKMLELLRKY; from the coding sequence TTGAATAACACCATTCCAAGATGGCGTGGTTTCAACCTTCTGGAGGCCTTTTCCATTAAAAGTACAGGAAATTTTAAAGAGGAAGATTTTTTGTGGATGGCTCAGTGGGACTTTAATTTTGTTAGAATCCCTATGTGTCATCTTCTCTGGTCAGACCGGGGCAACCCATTTATTATCAGAGAAGATTTTTTTGAGAAAATCGATCGTGTAATTTTCTGGGGAGAGAAATATGGAATACATATATGTATTTCTCTTCACAGGGCACCTGGCTATTCTGTTAACAAGGAAGTAGAAGAGAAAACCAATCTGTGGAAAGATGAAACAGCTCAAGAAGCGTTCATTCATCACTGGTCTTTTATCGCACGTCGTTACAAAGGAATTTCTTCCACACACCTGAGTTTTAACTTAATAAATGAGCCTCCATTTCCTGATCCACAAATCATGAGTGTTGAAGATCACAACTCTCTTATCAAGAGAACTATTACAGAAATTCGAAAAATAGATCCCGAAAGATTAATTATAATAGATGGATTAGGCTATGGGAATATTCCAGTGGATGATTTAACAATTGAGAATACAGTGCAATCATGCAGAGGGTACATTCCCTTCAGTGTTACTCATTACAAAGCGGAATGGGTGGATAGTAAGGACTTTCCTGTTCCTGAGTGGCCAAATGGATGGCATTTTGGGGAATACTGGAACAGAGAAAAGTTATTGGAACATTATTTAACGTGGATAAAACTCAGACAAAAAGGAATAGAAGTATTCTGTGGAGAAATGGGAGCTTACAACAAAACACCTCACGATGTGGTTTTAAAATGGCTTGAAGATCTTTTAGAAATTTTTAAAACTTTGAACATAGGGTTTGCCTTATGGAATTTTAGAGGTCCTTTTGGTATTTTAGATTCGGAAAGGAAAGACGTTGAATACGAAGAATGGTATGGACATAAACTGGATAGGAAAATGTTGGAACTATTGAGAAAATATTAG
- the buk gene encoding butyrate kinase translates to MYRILVINPGSSSTKVAVFEDEKKIAEKNVSHSVEELKKFKRSMDQEPLRRKAVEDFIDEVGYRIEDFSAIAARGGVLEPVPGGTYVVNEYMVDYLINRSPVDHVSNLAAVIGYKLGKPHGIPCFVVDPVSVDEMCDEARFSGIPEIERKSYSHALNIKAVLRKVSREMGKTPEEVKIVVAHLGSGISVCACKNGKIIDVNNANDEGPFSIERTGELPVGDVVKTAYSSKHSAAELKEEFTRKGGLLAYLGTKNLKKALDSMETSRKAKLVVEAMAYQIAKEIGGMCAVLGEKPDAIVITGGMAHEIRFVRMITDYIEKFGKVEVIPGELEMEALALGVLRVLRGEEKAMDYRSVVE, encoded by the coding sequence ATGTACAGAATCCTCGTGATAAATCCAGGTTCCTCCTCCACAAAAGTAGCAGTTTTCGAAGATGAAAAAAAGATCGCTGAAAAGAACGTCTCCCACAGCGTTGAAGAGCTGAAGAAATTCAAAAGGTCTATGGATCAGGAACCTTTGAGAAGAAAAGCGGTGGAAGACTTCATAGACGAGGTCGGCTACAGGATAGAAGACTTCAGCGCGATCGCTGCCAGAGGTGGTGTACTCGAGCCGGTTCCGGGGGGAACTTATGTTGTAAATGAATACATGGTGGATTACCTCATCAATCGTTCTCCCGTTGATCATGTATCCAATCTGGCAGCCGTAATCGGCTACAAACTGGGAAAACCCCACGGGATACCCTGTTTTGTGGTAGATCCGGTTTCAGTGGATGAGATGTGTGATGAGGCGCGTTTCTCTGGCATCCCTGAAATCGAAAGAAAAAGCTATTCTCACGCTCTGAACATCAAAGCGGTATTGAGAAAGGTTTCCAGAGAGATGGGCAAAACACCAGAAGAAGTGAAGATCGTAGTGGCACATCTTGGAAGCGGAATCTCTGTTTGTGCCTGTAAAAACGGAAAGATAATAGACGTGAACAACGCCAACGACGAAGGACCCTTCAGTATAGAGCGAACGGGAGAGCTTCCCGTTGGAGACGTTGTGAAGACGGCCTACTCCAGTAAACACTCAGCCGCCGAACTGAAAGAAGAATTCACCAGAAAAGGAGGGCTCCTGGCGTACCTTGGAACAAAGAACCTCAAGAAAGCCCTCGATAGTATGGAAACCTCGAGGAAAGCGAAACTGGTCGTTGAAGCCATGGCCTATCAGATCGCTAAAGAAATCGGTGGAATGTGCGCTGTCCTTGGAGAAAAACCCGACGCCATAGTGATAACGGGTGGTATGGCCCACGAAATCAGATTCGTCCGGATGATCACAGATTACATCGAAAAGTTCGGAAAAGTAGAGGTGATTCCAGGAGAGCTGGAAATGGAAGCCCTCGCGCTCGGTGTTTTGAGGGTGCTCAGAGGAGAGGAAAAAGCGATGGACTATCGGAGTGTGGTCGAATGA
- a CDS encoding phosphate acyltransferase, with protein MKNLLEMVELVRGKRMKIAVGAAEDEEVLKAVARAKEEEIVDPVLFGKRKDIETLVERMNLELEAEIVHVEDPFEAVRKAVESVSRNETQILMKGKIKTSDLFSVFLKKEYGLRTGRTLSAVSVHEVPGYHKILIISDGGLVISPNLQQRMDIVENSILVARALGIEKPKIALLGTGDLKSPLTLEIAALSKIFQQRNDCIVDGPLTLDLAISEELASKAGNSPVAGDADILIVPSIETGNILSKSLVYMARGRAAIVVVGGRVPVVLTSRADDEETRFLSIALSVLVAQKKG; from the coding sequence ATGAAGAATCTTCTGGAGATGGTTGAACTGGTTCGGGGAAAAAGAATGAAGATCGCCGTTGGGGCAGCAGAGGATGAAGAGGTTTTGAAAGCCGTTGCAAGAGCTAAGGAGGAAGAAATCGTAGATCCGGTGCTCTTTGGAAAGAGAAAAGATATAGAGACACTCGTGGAACGAATGAACCTCGAACTGGAAGCAGAAATCGTTCACGTTGAGGATCCTTTCGAAGCGGTCAGGAAAGCTGTCGAAAGCGTATCAAGGAATGAAACGCAGATACTGATGAAAGGAAAAATCAAAACAAGCGATCTGTTCTCCGTGTTTCTCAAGAAAGAGTACGGTCTCAGAACGGGTAGAACTCTCTCTGCTGTCAGCGTCCATGAAGTCCCTGGATACCACAAAATTCTGATCATCTCGGATGGTGGACTCGTCATCTCACCAAATCTTCAGCAGAGAATGGACATCGTGGAAAACTCGATTCTGGTCGCCCGAGCCCTCGGCATAGAGAAACCAAAGATCGCACTCCTGGGAACGGGTGATCTGAAAAGTCCTCTAACTCTCGAGATTGCCGCACTGTCGAAAATATTCCAGCAAAGGAACGACTGCATCGTTGACGGACCTTTAACACTCGATCTGGCTATCAGTGAAGAGTTGGCTTCGAAAGCAGGGAACAGTCCAGTAGCGGGAGATGCCGATATACTGATAGTTCCCAGCATAGAAACAGGAAACATCCTCAGCAAATCGCTCGTATACATGGCTCGCGGGAGAGCGGCGATCGTTGTTGTCGGTGGCAGAGTACCAGTTGTCCTCACCTCCAGGGCAGACGACGAGGAAACGAGATTCCTTTCCATCGCTTTGAGCGTACTGGTCGCACAGAAAAAGGGGTGA
- the buk gene encoding butyrate kinase: MFRILTINPGSTSTKLSIFEDERMVKMQNFSHSPDELGRFQKILDQLEFREKIARQFVEETGYSLSSFSAFVSRGGLLDPIPGGVYLVDGLMIKTLKSGKNGEHASNLGAIIAHRFSSETGVPAYVVDPVVVDEMEDVARVSGHPNYQRKSIFHALNQKTVAKEVARMMNKRYEEMNLVVAHMGGGISIAAHRKGRVIDVNNALDGDGPFTPERSGTLPLTQLVDLCFSGKFTYEEMKKRIVGNGGLVAYLGTSDAREVVRRIKQGDEWAKRVYRAMAYQIAKWIGKMAAVLKGEVDFIVLTGGLAHEKEFLVPWITKRVSFIAPVLVFPGSNEEKALALSALRVLRGEEKPKNYSEESRRWRERYDSYLDGILR, from the coding sequence GTGTTCAGAATCCTCACCATAAATCCCGGTTCTACATCCACAAAGCTGTCCATATTCGAAGACGAAAGAATGGTGAAGATGCAAAATTTCAGTCATTCACCGGATGAACTCGGCAGATTCCAGAAAATCCTGGATCAGCTTGAATTCAGGGAAAAGATAGCGAGACAGTTCGTCGAAGAAACTGGATACAGTCTGAGTTCTTTTTCCGCTTTTGTCAGCCGAGGAGGACTCCTCGATCCCATACCCGGGGGAGTGTATCTGGTGGACGGCCTAATGATAAAAACCCTGAAATCAGGAAAAAACGGAGAACACGCTTCGAATCTGGGAGCGATCATAGCCCACAGATTCTCGTCTGAAACGGGTGTTCCAGCCTACGTGGTGGATCCCGTCGTTGTCGATGAAATGGAAGATGTTGCACGTGTCAGCGGACATCCAAACTATCAGAGAAAATCTATATTTCACGCTTTGAACCAGAAGACCGTTGCAAAAGAAGTTGCCAGGATGATGAATAAAAGATACGAAGAGATGAACCTCGTTGTGGCTCACATGGGTGGGGGCATATCAATCGCCGCACACAGAAAGGGAAGAGTGATCGACGTGAACAACGCTCTGGACGGGGACGGACCGTTCACACCTGAAAGAAGCGGAACGCTACCTCTGACACAGCTTGTTGACCTTTGTTTCAGCGGGAAATTCACTTACGAAGAGATGAAGAAACGTATCGTGGGAAACGGTGGACTCGTGGCGTATCTTGGAACCAGCGATGCCAGAGAGGTGGTCAGAAGAATCAAACAGGGTGATGAGTGGGCGAAGAGGGTTTACAGAGCGATGGCCTATCAGATAGCCAAGTGGATAGGTAAGATGGCAGCCGTTTTGAAAGGTGAGGTTGATTTCATAGTTCTCACAGGTGGTCTGGCTCATGAAAAAGAGTTTCTGGTTCCATGGATCACCAAAAGGGTGAGTTTCATAGCACCGGTACTTGTCTTTCCAGGAAGCAACGAGGAAAAAGCACTTGCCCTTTCGGCACTGCGGGTGCTGAGAGGTGAAGAAAAGCCAAAAAATTATTCTGAAGAATCTCGAAGGTGGAGAGAAAGGTATGATTCGTATCTTGATGGGATCTTACGGTAG
- a CDS encoding 4Fe-4S dicluster domain-containing protein — protein MRGYITIDSERCKGCGLCISVCPAKVIEFSHRYNSKGYHPAVYRGDDCIACGFCYLTCPDVCITVFREVQKKTNVKV, from the coding sequence ATGAGAGGCTACATAACGATCGATTCAGAAAGGTGCAAGGGTTGCGGTCTATGCATCTCCGTGTGTCCTGCAAAGGTGATCGAGTTCTCCCACAGATACAACTCGAAAGGCTATCACCCCGCGGTGTACAGGGGAGATGACTGCATAGCCTGCGGTTTCTGTTATCTCACGTGCCCGGATGTTTGTATAACCGTGTTCAGAGAGGTTCAGAAGAAAACCAACGTAAAGGTTTGA
- a CDS encoding 3-methyl-2-oxobutanoate dehydrogenase subunit VorB yields MKKLMMKGNEAIAESAIRAGCRLYFAYPITPQSEIAEYMARRLPEVGGVFLQTESEIATVNMVYGAACTGKRVMTSTSSPGFSLMQEGISYIAGAELPCVFVDVVRGGPGLGNIQPSQGDYFQAVKGGGHGDYRLIVLAPSTLQEAVDLTQLAFDLADRYRNPVLILADGMIGQMMEPVELPEMRDLSTLPDHSDWALRGARNREPHRIAAFNIDPVGLEKMNKRLQEKYRLIEASEQRWEEYRVDGAEYLMVGYGTMGRILKSVVDSLREEGIPAGLFRPVTLWPFPKRRLKELAKKVQLIFVVEMSSGQMVEDVQISVEGKVPVHFYGRMGGVVPTPEEILFAFKEVRKWK; encoded by the coding sequence ATGAAAAAACTCATGATGAAAGGAAACGAAGCGATAGCGGAATCTGCGATAAGAGCGGGTTGCAGATTGTACTTTGCTTATCCAATCACTCCCCAGAGCGAAATAGCAGAATACATGGCAAGAAGACTTCCTGAAGTAGGAGGTGTTTTCCTTCAGACCGAAAGTGAAATAGCAACGGTCAACATGGTTTATGGAGCCGCTTGCACCGGAAAACGTGTTATGACATCGACATCGTCTCCTGGTTTCAGCCTGATGCAGGAGGGGATCTCCTACATTGCAGGCGCAGAACTTCCCTGCGTTTTCGTCGACGTGGTGCGTGGAGGTCCCGGACTTGGAAACATCCAGCCTTCTCAGGGTGATTATTTTCAAGCCGTGAAAGGAGGAGGCCACGGGGATTACAGACTGATCGTTCTTGCACCATCAACACTTCAGGAAGCCGTGGATCTGACCCAGCTGGCTTTTGATCTCGCTGACAGATACAGAAATCCCGTTCTCATACTGGCGGATGGAATGATCGGCCAGATGATGGAACCTGTTGAGCTGCCGGAGATGAGAGATTTGTCCACCCTTCCAGATCATTCGGATTGGGCACTTCGAGGTGCCAGAAACAGAGAGCCGCACAGAATAGCCGCTTTCAACATAGATCCTGTCGGTCTTGAGAAAATGAACAAGCGCTTACAGGAAAAGTACAGGCTGATAGAAGCGTCAGAACAGCGATGGGAAGAGTACAGAGTGGATGGTGCAGAGTATCTGATGGTTGGCTACGGTACGATGGGAAGAATCCTCAAGAGCGTTGTGGACTCTCTGAGAGAAGAAGGAATACCGGCTGGCCTGTTCAGACCTGTGACACTCTGGCCTTTCCCGAAAAGAAGGCTCAAAGAACTGGCCAAAAAAGTGCAACTCATCTTCGTTGTGGAAATGAGTTCCGGACAGATGGTCGAAGACGTTCAGATTTCGGTAGAAGGGAAAGTGCCGGTACACTTCTACGGACGCATGGGAGGAGTTGTTCCAACACCCGAAGAAATACTGTTTGCTTTCAAGGAGGTGAGGAAATGGAAGTGA
- a CDS encoding thiamine pyrophosphate-dependent enzyme: MEVIFKRPKALSDREFTYCPGCHHGIIHRLIAEVIDELDIQEKTIMVAPVGCSVFAYEFFDVDGTVAPHGRALAVATGIKRALPDMIVFTYQGDGDLAAIGIAETIHAANRGEKLTTIFVNNAVYGMTGGQMAPTTLLGQKTTTTPYGRTAANDGYPLHVSEALSTIDGVAYLERTTVSTTKDILNTKKAIKKAFLAQIKGLGFGMVEVLSTCPTNWGMSPVEAQNWLLENMVKEFPPKVFVDKVGD; encoded by the coding sequence ATGGAAGTGATATTCAAAAGACCGAAAGCCTTGAGTGATAGAGAATTCACTTACTGTCCAGGATGCCACCATGGAATAATACACAGGCTGATAGCAGAAGTGATAGATGAGCTGGACATTCAGGAAAAAACCATAATGGTTGCCCCCGTCGGATGCTCTGTTTTCGCTTACGAGTTTTTCGATGTGGATGGGACGGTAGCCCCGCACGGAAGAGCACTCGCAGTGGCAACCGGTATAAAAAGAGCACTCCCGGACATGATAGTCTTCACCTATCAGGGAGATGGGGATCTCGCGGCCATCGGAATCGCAGAGACAATCCACGCGGCGAACCGAGGAGAAAAATTGACAACGATATTTGTCAACAACGCGGTGTACGGTATGACGGGTGGACAGATGGCACCCACCACCCTTTTGGGGCAGAAAACCACCACGACCCCATACGGTAGAACCGCAGCAAATGACGGATATCCTCTTCACGTTTCTGAAGCTCTGAGTACGATCGATGGAGTCGCTTACCTTGAACGTACAACGGTGAGTACCACAAAGGATATTCTGAACACAAAAAAAGCCATAAAGAAAGCTTTCCTCGCACAGATAAAGGGATTGGGATTCGGAATGGTGGAAGTGCTCAGCACCTGCCCTACAAACTGGGGGATGAGTCCAGTGGAAGCTCAAAACTGGCTTCTAGAGAACATGGTAAAGGAATTTCCTCCGAAAGTTTTTGTTGACAAGGTGGGCGATTGA
- a CDS encoding 2-oxoacid:acceptor oxidoreductase family protein, with protein sequence MAYHAIIIAGFGGQGIMLTGQIIAAAAVKEGKNATWLPSYGPEMRGGTANCTVIVDEKPITSPVVDHPTEVIVMNFPSMMKFGAKLRSGGLLLVNSSVVEQIVERDDIETIEIPANEMAEEAGSVKAANMVMLGAFLELTRTVSFEAVEEVLREKLSKTKEDLLKIDLIAIKKGREFIGSLHHKSS encoded by the coding sequence ATGGCGTATCACGCGATAATAATAGCCGGCTTTGGTGGTCAGGGAATCATGCTCACAGGACAGATAATTGCCGCAGCTGCTGTTAAAGAAGGGAAAAACGCCACCTGGCTTCCTTCGTACGGTCCCGAAATGAGAGGAGGAACCGCCAACTGCACCGTGATCGTGGATGAAAAACCAATCACTTCCCCCGTGGTTGATCATCCCACGGAAGTGATAGTAATGAACTTTCCCTCCATGATGAAATTTGGAGCAAAACTCAGATCCGGTGGTCTGCTCTTGGTCAATTCTTCTGTTGTTGAACAAATCGTAGAAAGGGACGATATAGAAACGATCGAAATACCAGCGAACGAAATGGCGGAAGAAGCGGGAAGCGTGAAAGCCGCGAACATGGTGATGCTCGGAGCCTTTCTGGAACTAACAAGAACAGTGAGCTTTGAAGCTGTAGAAGAAGTACTCAGAGAGAAACTTTCAAAAACCAAGGAAGATCTTCTCAAAATCGATCTGATCGCTATAAAAAAAGGCAGGGAGTTCATCGGTAGTTTGCACCACAAATCCTCTTGA
- the uvrB gene encoding excinuclease ABC subunit UvrB, with amino-acid sequence MFKLVSEFEPTGDQPQAIEKLVEGLNRGMRFQTLLGVTGSGKTFTMANVIARVNRPALVISPNKTLAAQLYQEFKTFFPENRVEFFISYYDYYQPEAYIPTKDLYIEKNADINDVIVRMRMSTLKSVRTRRDVVVVASVSCIYATGDPNDFDRMNINLAVGDRIDVLELAERLARIGYQRTEDVSLSGCFRLKGDTVEIYPTYQDEGIRIEFFGDEVDSITLIDRFNRTTLEHLDKIIIYPAVEFITTEEKLKRAVESIREELNERLSELKKQGKILEYERLKQRTLNDIELLETMGYCPGIENYSRHFDGRKPGEPPYTLLDYFDKDFIVFIDESHITVPQLRAMYNGDRSRKKNLVEYGFRLPSAYDNRPLTFEEFLKKTGQIIFVSATPGDFELSISEQVVEQIIRPTGLVDPEVEVRPTAGQVDDLVNEIVKVKERGERALVTVLTKKTAELLSEHLTELGIRSLYLHSELDAIERVEVLKKLRRGDVDVVVGVNLLREGLDLPEVSLVAIMDADVEGFLRSETTLIQIIGRTARNVNGKVIMYADRITNAMKRAIEETNRRRRIQLEYNRKHGITPRSVIKPLEIEVFEQFMVKEEPERYGDTVKNIFEMKKTLSPEEYMAVLEEEMYRAASELRYEDAAALRDELFRIREEIKKKKGL; translated from the coding sequence GTGTTCAAGCTGGTGAGTGAATTTGAGCCAACGGGTGACCAGCCACAGGCCATAGAAAAACTTGTAGAAGGTTTGAACAGGGGAATGAGATTTCAAACGCTCCTCGGTGTTACGGGGAGCGGAAAGACTTTCACCATGGCCAACGTGATAGCGCGTGTGAACAGACCCGCCCTTGTGATCTCACCGAACAAGACGCTTGCCGCCCAGCTTTATCAGGAGTTCAAAACGTTCTTCCCGGAAAATCGAGTGGAGTTCTTCATAAGTTACTACGATTACTATCAACCGGAGGCCTATATTCCAACGAAGGATCTTTACATAGAGAAGAACGCTGACATCAACGATGTGATCGTGCGAATGAGAATGTCCACGTTGAAATCTGTGAGAACTCGTCGCGATGTGGTGGTAGTTGCGAGTGTTTCGTGTATTTACGCCACGGGAGACCCGAACGATTTCGATAGGATGAACATAAATCTCGCTGTTGGAGATAGAATAGACGTTCTGGAACTCGCGGAAAGACTGGCAAGGATAGGCTATCAGAGAACGGAGGATGTGTCTCTTTCTGGATGTTTCAGGCTGAAGGGAGACACGGTGGAGATCTACCCGACGTATCAGGATGAAGGGATCAGGATCGAATTCTTCGGAGACGAAGTGGACTCGATAACGTTGATAGACAGATTCAATCGCACCACACTGGAGCACCTTGACAAGATCATCATCTATCCCGCCGTTGAATTTATCACAACGGAGGAGAAACTCAAAAGAGCCGTCGAATCAATAAGGGAGGAGCTTAACGAAAGACTCTCAGAGCTCAAAAAACAGGGAAAGATCCTCGAGTACGAACGCTTGAAGCAGAGAACTCTGAACGACATAGAGCTGCTGGAGACCATGGGATACTGTCCTGGAATAGAGAACTACTCCAGGCACTTCGATGGAAGAAAGCCGGGAGAGCCTCCGTACACTCTTCTCGATTATTTCGATAAAGATTTCATCGTTTTCATAGACGAGTCACACATCACGGTTCCTCAACTCAGGGCCATGTACAACGGAGACAGATCCAGAAAGAAAAATCTGGTCGAATACGGTTTTCGTCTGCCTTCCGCTTACGACAACAGACCGCTGACTTTCGAAGAATTTTTGAAAAAAACAGGCCAGATCATCTTCGTTTCCGCTACGCCGGGAGACTTCGAACTCTCGATCTCTGAACAGGTCGTCGAGCAGATCATTAGACCCACAGGACTCGTGGATCCAGAGGTGGAGGTACGTCCCACCGCGGGGCAAGTGGATGATCTTGTGAACGAGATCGTGAAAGTGAAAGAAAGAGGGGAGAGGGCCCTCGTTACGGTGCTCACCAAAAAAACGGCAGAGCTTTTGAGTGAACATCTGACGGAACTTGGAATAAGATCGCTCTATCTTCACTCCGAACTGGACGCCATAGAAAGGGTTGAGGTCCTGAAGAAACTGAGGCGAGGAGACGTAGACGTGGTCGTTGGTGTGAACCTTCTGAGGGAGGGTCTCGATCTTCCCGAGGTGTCACTGGTAGCGATCATGGACGCGGACGTGGAAGGCTTCCTGCGATCTGAAACAACGCTCATCCAGATTATAGGGAGAACCGCAAGGAACGTCAACGGGAAGGTCATCATGTACGCCGACAGGATAACAAACGCGATGAAGAGAGCCATCGAAGAAACGAACAGAAGAAGGAGAATTCAGCTCGAGTACAATAGAAAACACGGTATCACTCCACGTTCCGTGATAAAGCCTCTGGAGATAGAAGTATTCGAACAGTTCATGGTGAAAGAAGAGCCTGAGAGGTACGGAGACACTGTGAAAAACATCTTTGAGATGAAGAAAACGCTCTCCCCAGAGGAGTACATGGCCGTTCTCGAAGAGGAAATGTATCGGGCTGCAAGTGAGCTCAGGTACGAAGATGCAGCGGCCTTGAGGGATGAGCTGTTCAGAATCAGGGAAGAGATAAAAAAGAAAAAGGGGCTCTGA